TGTAGAGTGATGATTCGCCGCGGGCATATCTCTCAAGAACCGATTTATCCGAGACGACGAGCCAGGAGGGGATATATTTGAGGAAAAGCTCCTTCCACTCGTTCTCGGGCGTGGCGAGGAAATGGGGGCCGGCTATCATCGCCCCGATAAGCTGGAGCATATCCAACCCGTTGATCGCCGAGGTGATCGTCAGCATGGTATATATCAAAAGCAGCTCCCCTGCTGAGAGAGAGGCTTTAGGATAGAGGCGTTTTAATGAGGAGTTGATAAGGATCAATATGAAGAGATAGAATATAGCGTTGAAAAACAGGGAAACGGTCGTCGGATAACCGGCGTTCCATAGCGACGCTGTCATCATCCAGAAGGAGTTGATCGGTATGAGAAGGAAGGCAAGGATCAAAACACGAATGGACATGATAGAGATATAAAAACAAGCAACGTTCGCTCTTATTTCTCTTAAGTGTAATATCTATCTATGGCCAATTGTCCGCCGTCCACAGCTCATCCGTCATTTATATGAATGACGATAAATGACGACAAATGACAATAAATGACCTATAAGTGGCGGTAGGAAGCGAGGAACGGGAAACGAGCTTTTTCCGTTTCCCGTCCTCGCCTCCGGTTTCCTTTCAACGGGTTTTTATGTAGCCCCACGTGGTTGAGAGCTTCTCCTTCGGGGAGACAGCCGTCATGCCCGTCAGCCCTTTGGTCATGATCTCCTTGATGTCATCCTGTGGCAGCGCCACGTTGAAGATAGCGACCTCATCGATAACGCCATCCCCAAATCGATTCGGACATTCGTCGTCATCCCGACCGATGGTCAGATGACCGGTATCAAGGCTGATCTCCGTCTTGTTACAGGATAAGGAGCTCTTTTCCTCTCCATCGATGTAGATCTTCCAATCACCCGTGGTGCTATCGAAAGTACAGGTATACATGTGCCACTTCGTGATATCATCCGGACCGATCTTCCCAGCCGACCATCCATTAGGGGTATTCCAGTCGCCGCCGATCCAAACACACCAGGCCATGTTCTTCTCACCTAAGACCGGGTGGATGATAAAGGCGTTTCTTTTGCTAACAACCCATCCATGTTCGTTCCACGT
The sequence above is drawn from the Candidatus Poribacteria bacterium genome and encodes:
- a CDS encoding LamG domain-containing protein, giving the protein MKRISAVWMCVGLILIGLTPAERCIAKVDLGNVVAMWLFDEGRGDVAKDSSGNGHDGKLVGSPKWVDGVFGKALEFDGTGACVEVPDFENPTKAITVTAWVKSNTPTWNEHGWVVSKRNAFIIHPVLGEKNMAWCVWIGGDWNTPNGWSAGKIGPDDITKWHMYTCTFDSTTGDWKIYIDGEEKSSLSCNKTEISLDTGHLTIGRDDDECPNRFGDGVIDEVAIFNVALPQDDIKEIMTKGLTGMTAVSPKEKLSTTWGYIKTR